A region from the Triticum aestivum cultivar Chinese Spring chromosome 3D, IWGSC CS RefSeq v2.1, whole genome shotgun sequence genome encodes:
- the LOC123080009 gene encoding endochitinase A: protein MLSTGVPLTLSPLGPLIRLPSSRPRRPPHRYPPTPAATSTARYHSRSSSSSSTCSSRPRSSPTSSAPASTTPPHIASSPRPGASTSAPPSSTSARVRRPLPPHPLRVHGMRGRRGVPVGGGGLQCRLPLLRPRQGRRQIGRAYESVKAEQRVGERNQAMASKSRQVPTVVALVRQSAASERCRSQVLGMSPRLTKMPRLQVLGMSPRRPTSSTSSEFPKCLTPTATACTTRRMMASSLTPAPSSPTPGRGPVHDIALPLLLLLPTVTAVADWSMHGG from the exons ATGCTGTCCACCGGCGTTCCCCTCACACTCTCACCGCTCGGCCCTCTCATCCGCCTCCCGTCCTCTCGGCCGCGGCGCCCTCCCCATCGCTATCCCCCAACCCCGGCAGCGACCTCAACAGCCAGATACCACTCACGCTCCTCATCGTCCTCCTCGACCTGCTCCTCCCGCCCGCGCTCCTCTCCAACTTCCTCCGCGCCGGCGTCCACCACGCCTCCGCACATAGCGTCCTCGCCCAGGCCAGGGGCTTCCACTTCCGCTCCTCCCTCGTCGACCTCCGCCCGTGTCCGCCGCCCGCTCCCTCCTCATCCTCT GCGCGTACACGGCATGCGGGGGCGGCGCGGCGTACCTGTGGGTGGCGGCGGCCTGCAGTGTCGGCTCCCTCTTCTACGTCCTCGCCAAGGCCGTCGGCAGATCGGCCGTGCGTATGAATCCGTCAAG GCGGAGCAGCGGGTGGGGGAGCGAAATCAGGCGATGGCCAGCAAGTCCAGGCAGGTTCCGACCGTGGTCGCCCTCGTACGTCAGTCGGCGGCATCGGAGCGGTGTCGGAGCCAAGTGTTGGGCATGTCGCCGAGACTGACCAAGATGCCGCGACTGCAAGTGCTGGGCATGTCGCCGAGAAGACCAACAAGCAGTACTAGCTCT GAGTTCCCAAAATGCCTGACTCCAACGGCAACGGCATGCACCACAAGGAGGATGATGGCCTCTTCACTGACTCCGGCCCCGTCCTCCCCGACTCCTGGTCGTGGCCCTGTGCACGATATCGCCCTCCCTCTTCTACTTCTACTACCTACTGTTACTGCTGTTGCCGATTGGTCTATGCACGGTGGGTAA